From a region of the Lactuca sativa cultivar Salinas chromosome 4, Lsat_Salinas_v11, whole genome shotgun sequence genome:
- the LOC128133937 gene encoding uncharacterized protein LOC128133937 isoform X1: MSEPSQLMTENTRSDLYVALLVLSQGKKWVLLYSTWRHGISLSTLYRRSNLCPGLSLLVVGDRKGAVFGGLVEAPLKPSTKKRYQGSNDTFVFTNTPGRPVIYRPTGVNRYFTLCSTEYLALGGGNHFALYLDSDL, encoded by the exons ATGTCAGAACCTTCACAACTTATGACAGAAAATACACGTTCTGATCTTTATGTTGCACTCCTTGTTCTCAGTCAAGGAAAGAAATGGGTCTTACTATACAG TACATGGAGGCATGGCATATCTCTTTCAACCTTATATAGAAGAAGCAATCTTTGCCCTGGGTTAAGTCTACTG GTTGTTGGAGATCGTAAAGGTGCAGTGTTTGGTGGTTTAGTTGAGGCACCTTTGAAACCATCAACAAAGAAAAGATACCAG GGATCGAATGATACATTTGTGTTTACAAATACACCAGGGCGTCCTGTTATATATCGCCCCACAG GGGTGAATCGGTATTTTACTCTTTGTTCAACTGAGTATTTAGCGCTTGGTGGGGGAAATCATTTTGCATTGTATCTCGATAGTGACTTGTAA
- the LOC128133937 gene encoding oxidation resistance protein 1-like isoform X2 produces MSEPSQLMTENTRSDLYVALLVLSQGKKWVLLYSTWRHGISLSTLYRRSNLCPGLSLLVVGDRKGAVFGGLVEAPLKPSTKKRYQGVLLYIAPQG; encoded by the exons ATGTCAGAACCTTCACAACTTATGACAGAAAATACACGTTCTGATCTTTATGTTGCACTCCTTGTTCTCAGTCAAGGAAAGAAATGGGTCTTACTATACAG TACATGGAGGCATGGCATATCTCTTTCAACCTTATATAGAAGAAGCAATCTTTGCCCTGGGTTAAGTCTACTG GTTGTTGGAGATCGTAAAGGTGCAGTGTTTGGTGGTTTAGTTGAGGCACCTTTGAAACCATCAACAAAGAAAAGATACCAG GGCGTCCTGTTATATATCGCCCCACAG GGGTGA
- the LOC111876550 gene encoding protein unc-13 homolog, which produces MLEEGLVNHPVVGFGESGRKASEMRILLARIEESESFAPSVGELQRIECLRSLREIAIALAERPARGDLTGEVCHWADGYHLNVRLYEKLLSSIFDVLDEGKLTEVCKFYIQC; this is translated from the exons ATGTTGGAGGAAGGACTTGTGAATCACCCAGTTGTGGGATTTGGAGAATCTGGTCGCAAAGCAAGTGAAATGAGGATTCTATTGGCAAGAATTGAAGAATCTGAG TCATTTGCACCTTCTGTGGGTGAACTTCAACGCATAGAATGTTTGAGATCTTTGAGGGAGATTGCCATTGCACTTGCAGAGAGGCCAGCTCGTGGTGATTTAACTGGTGAAGTATGTCATTGGGCAGATGGGTATCATTTGAATGTCAGATTATATGAGAAACTTCTTTCCAGCATTTTTGATGTTCTAGATGAGGGGAAACTAACTGAGGTATGTAAATTTTATATCCAATGTTAA